Proteins encoded in a region of the Isoalcanivorax pacificus W11-5 genome:
- a CDS encoding AraC family transcriptional regulator ligand-binding domain-containing protein, translating to MWSNLLPASVLPGLLELAMKGRLNIQAMFERVGIDPDSVGRRDQYISLAQLDALLSEAFTAVEHEPFFGLRVGRDNHYGNLDLLGNLMATANTLGEALELLLHYKNLMVPYMQLSLGEANGGVRLAGSSDGSLNFTRLRAHNEAVVATMVAIGRSLTGDRLGLLAVEFCHSAPPDTAPYDDYFAVPQRFDQPENAILVRPETLSLPLAGAYPDYHQRLRRQADRLLASLSRAQGMAMQVRNVLGQRLGGEDTAIADVAAALNLSARTLQRRLRQENVSFAGLRDAVRHDYARKALLADGCDMEQLAADLGFSDIANFYHAFKRWEGCAPGEYRRRHR from the coding sequence ATGTGGAGCAATCTGTTACCGGCCTCGGTCTTGCCGGGCCTGCTCGAACTGGCCATGAAAGGCCGCCTGAACATCCAGGCGATGTTCGAGCGGGTCGGCATCGACCCCGACAGCGTTGGCCGGCGTGACCAGTACATCAGCCTGGCACAGCTGGATGCCTTGCTGAGTGAAGCCTTTACGGCGGTGGAGCACGAGCCTTTTTTCGGGCTGCGTGTGGGCCGTGACAATCACTACGGCAACCTGGACCTGCTCGGCAACCTGATGGCCACTGCCAATACCCTGGGCGAAGCACTGGAGTTGCTGCTGCACTACAAGAACCTGATGGTGCCCTATATGCAGCTCTCACTGGGTGAGGCCAATGGCGGCGTGCGGCTGGCGGGCAGTTCTGACGGCAGCCTGAATTTCACCCGTCTGCGCGCCCACAACGAGGCGGTGGTGGCGACCATGGTGGCGATCGGTCGCTCGCTGACGGGTGACCGGCTGGGGCTGCTGGCGGTGGAGTTCTGCCACAGCGCGCCACCGGATACCGCGCCCTACGATGATTATTTTGCGGTGCCGCAGCGTTTCGACCAGCCGGAAAATGCCATCCTTGTGCGTCCCGAGACACTGAGCCTGCCGCTGGCCGGGGCCTATCCCGACTATCACCAGCGGCTGCGGCGTCAGGCTGACCGTCTGCTGGCGAGCCTGAGCCGGGCCCAGGGCATGGCCATGCAGGTGCGCAATGTGCTGGGGCAGCGGCTGGGCGGTGAGGACACGGCCATCGCTGACGTGGCGGCGGCACTGAACCTCAGCGCGCGCACCCTGCAGCGGCGGCTGCGCCAGGAAAACGTCAGCTTCGCCGGCCTGCGTGATGCAGTGCGGCATGACTACGCCCGCAAGGCGCTGCTGGCAGACGGCTGCGACATGGAGCAACTGGCGGCGGACCTGGGCTTCTCGGACATCGCCAATTTCTACCACGCGTTCAAGCGCTGGGAAGGCTGCGCGCCGGGTGAATACCGGCGCCGGCATCGCTGA
- a CDS encoding acyl-CoA dehydrogenase, whose amino-acid sequence MSDSPIMHRRHLQFLLYDVLQADDLAHWPRFSEHSRDTFNAVLDLAHDLAVDTFLPHNRKADLNEPRFEDGRVILIPEVKQALDAYVKAGFMSAMADSDQGGMQLPFLIDSAASASFSAANVSTFAYPLLAKGVANLLSAHGTAEQQRLYRDPIIAGRFYGTMCLSEPQAGSSLGDLRTRAVRQPEGHYLLEGAKMWISGGEHDLGENIIHLVLARLPDAPAGVRGISLFLVPKFHVHDDGSLGERNDVQLAGVNHKMGYRGTVNTFLKFGEQGRCTGYLVGRENEGLANMFHMMNEARIGVGLGATMLGYAGYLHSLQYARERTQGRHPDQKNPDAPPVPLIEHADIRRMLLQQKTWTEGAQALALYGARLVDEKAHAPEEKIRQDATLLLDFLTPIIKAWPSEWCLRANEQAIQILGGYGYTREYPVEQFYRDNRLNPIHEGTNGIQAMDLLGRKAMMQGGAALALLAQRITATLDMLRDNPRLQPLAVEMQDYLRLAGDTTALLGQTLARGEVRLGLANASHYLTLIGHLCVGWMWLKQAQVASEKHPRASDTDADFLEGKILACEFFFRHELPIIRHSAALLKSLDDTTLKTTSAHL is encoded by the coding sequence ATGTCAGACAGCCCGATCATGCACCGCCGCCATCTGCAATTCCTGCTCTACGACGTGCTCCAGGCCGACGACCTGGCCCACTGGCCACGCTTCAGCGAACACAGCCGCGACACCTTCAATGCCGTGCTCGACCTGGCCCACGATCTGGCGGTGGATACCTTCCTGCCGCACAACCGCAAGGCCGACCTGAACGAGCCGCGCTTTGAAGACGGCCGGGTGATACTGATCCCCGAGGTGAAACAGGCCCTGGATGCCTACGTCAAGGCCGGCTTCATGAGCGCCATGGCCGACAGCGACCAGGGCGGCATGCAACTGCCCTTCCTGATCGACAGCGCCGCCAGCGCCTCCTTCTCTGCCGCCAACGTGTCCACCTTTGCCTACCCGCTATTGGCCAAGGGCGTGGCCAACCTGCTCAGCGCCCACGGCACGGCGGAACAGCAACGCCTGTACCGCGACCCCATCATCGCAGGCCGCTTCTACGGCACCATGTGCCTGAGCGAACCACAGGCCGGCTCCTCGCTGGGCGACCTGCGCACCCGCGCAGTCAGGCAACCCGAGGGCCACTACCTGCTCGAAGGCGCCAAGATGTGGATCAGCGGCGGCGAGCATGACCTGGGCGAGAACATCATTCATCTGGTGCTGGCACGGCTGCCGGACGCACCCGCCGGCGTGCGCGGCATCAGCCTGTTCCTGGTGCCGAAATTCCACGTGCACGACGACGGCAGCCTCGGCGAGCGCAACGATGTGCAACTGGCCGGCGTGAATCACAAGATGGGTTATCGCGGCACCGTGAACACCTTCCTGAAATTCGGCGAGCAGGGCCGCTGCACCGGCTATCTGGTCGGGCGCGAGAACGAAGGGCTGGCCAACATGTTCCATATGATGAACGAGGCCCGCATCGGCGTCGGGCTGGGCGCCACCATGCTCGGTTACGCCGGCTACCTTCATTCACTGCAATACGCGCGCGAACGCACCCAGGGCCGCCACCCGGACCAGAAAAACCCGGACGCGCCGCCCGTGCCGCTGATCGAACACGCCGATATCCGCCGCATGTTGCTGCAACAGAAAACCTGGACCGAGGGCGCCCAGGCGCTGGCACTCTACGGCGCCCGCCTGGTGGACGAAAAAGCCCACGCCCCCGAGGAAAAAATCCGGCAGGACGCCACCCTGCTATTGGACTTCCTGACGCCCATCATCAAAGCCTGGCCGTCGGAGTGGTGCCTGCGCGCCAACGAACAGGCGATCCAGATTCTCGGCGGCTACGGCTACACGCGCGAATACCCGGTGGAGCAGTTCTACCGCGACAATCGCCTCAACCCGATCCACGAAGGCACCAACGGCATCCAGGCCATGGACCTGCTCGGCCGCAAGGCAATGATGCAGGGCGGCGCCGCGCTGGCACTGCTGGCGCAACGCATCACCGCGACGCTGGACATGCTGCGCGATAACCCGCGCCTGCAGCCGCTGGCGGTCGAGATGCAGGACTACCTGCGCCTGGCCGGCGACACCACCGCCCTGCTCGGCCAGACACTGGCCCGTGGCGAGGTGCGCCTGGGCCTGGCCAATGCCAGCCATTACCTCACGCTGATCGGCCACCTCTGCGTCGGCTGGATGTGGCTGAAGCAGGCACAGGTGGCGTCGGAGAAACATCCCCGCGCCAGCGACACGGACGCGGACTTCCTTGAAGGGAAAATACTGGCCTGCGAGTTCTTCTTCCGGCATGAGCTGCCGATCATCCGGCACAGCGCCGCGCTGCTGAAATCACTGGACGACACCACCCTGAAAACCACCTCCGCCCATCTGTAA
- a CDS encoding helix-turn-helix domain-containing protein, whose amino-acid sequence MAEATPSAARRGCLYVHGGHALMVGCAVDNQPHAHYNASILVATGKPFLFRHDDAPWQESNGLCVAPCVPQQLRTQDDGVLIMQVDPDGRAYRGFGGRFAGRPVVPLSDGERLGILAGVPEDGWSGVEAMRFFMHVMQVLGRLPLPPLVRDRRVERVRRLLVARLEQPPPVQALAASVALSVSRLQHLFKQELGLPLSHYLLWRRVRDTVQRVQAGISLTEAALHAGFADSAHFSRTFRRMFGLPPSSLLKDSSTVQVEILPDDR is encoded by the coding sequence ATGGCCGAAGCCACCCCGTCTGCCGCACGACGCGGCTGCCTGTACGTGCATGGCGGCCACGCGTTGATGGTGGGTTGTGCGGTGGACAACCAGCCGCATGCGCACTACAACGCGTCGATCCTGGTGGCCACCGGCAAACCGTTTCTGTTTCGTCATGATGATGCGCCCTGGCAGGAAAGTAACGGCCTGTGCGTGGCGCCCTGCGTGCCGCAACAGTTGCGTACCCAGGACGACGGTGTGCTGATCATGCAGGTGGACCCGGATGGCCGTGCCTACCGGGGCTTCGGCGGACGTTTTGCCGGCCGGCCGGTGGTGCCGCTCAGCGACGGCGAGCGGCTCGGCATTCTCGCCGGCGTGCCGGAAGACGGCTGGAGCGGCGTCGAGGCGATGCGGTTTTTCATGCATGTGATGCAGGTGCTCGGGCGTTTGCCGCTGCCGCCGCTGGTGCGCGACCGGCGCGTGGAACGGGTGCGGCGCCTGCTCGTTGCACGGCTGGAACAGCCGCCGCCGGTGCAGGCACTGGCGGCGTCGGTGGCGCTGTCGGTGTCACGGCTGCAGCATCTGTTCAAGCAGGAACTGGGTCTGCCGCTGAGCCACTATCTGCTGTGGCGGCGCGTCCGTGACACGGTGCAGCGGGTGCAGGCCGGTATCTCCCTCACGGAAGCGGCACTGCATGCCGGGTTTGCCGATTCGGCGCATTTCAGCCGGACTTTCCGCCGCATGTTCGGCCTGCCGCCGTCGTCGCTGCTGAAAGACAGCAGCACCGTTCAAGTCGAAATATTGCCGGATGATCGATGA